Below is a genomic region from Deltaproteobacteria bacterium.
GGAGTGGTAGGCGTTCGAACCACGGCCGCCAAGCAGTCGGGCTACGGTGGCGACGCGTGGGTCTACCCTGTCCGAACTGGCGTGGACGCCAGCTACATCATCCCGGAGCAGTTGCCGATGTTCATGGACCCAAGAATCCGACGTGCGGCAGTGATGCTGCACGGCACCGTTGGCTCCCAGGTGGTGGTGCGCGCACCTTGGGGCTCCGGATACCGCGACATGCGCGGGAAGATGGACTCGATCGACGAGGGGAAGAACACGTTCTGGCTGGCCGAGGTCACCCAACCTGATTCGGGTGGGAGCCAAAGCTTCCCCATCGATGCAGTCCGCACGGTCTATTGGGCGAATTCGGCGTGGCGCATCAGCCTCGATCGATTCTGGGACTGAGGTGCCCTCCTGCATATTTCGATGCCGCACTCGACCACCACGCTCCCGGTGTGAAGCGATCGGCGGGCCTCGCGGCCGGACCTGGTGAAGGCGCCCGGCTGTGGCCGAAGAACCGGCTCTCCGCCAGCGCGCCTTCGTACTGGCTGCAGTTGATGGTGTGCAGCACCTTGGACGCGCGCGGCGAGCAGTGGTGCAGCGCCCGCGCCACCAGCTCCTTGCCGCTCCCCGTGGGGCCCAGGATCAT
It encodes:
- a CDS encoding ATP-binding protein translates to MASFVPLEPPATVPSVGSTIETPIFELKGALEAKPPFHRAKDVAAFANHLGGTILVGAIEVAGRLDSFRPLAAADASDVRVAYSKAVTDFCSPRPRWAASEFAVPGGLVVAINVWPHPGVVGVRTTAAKQSGYGGDAWVYPVRTGVDASYIIPEQLPMFMDPRIRRAAVMLHGTVGSQVVVRAPWGSGYRDMRGKMDSIDEGKNTFWLAEVTQPDSGGSQSFPIDAVRTVYWANSAWRISLDRFWD
- a CDS encoding sigma 54-interacting transcriptional regulator; translation: MILGPTGSGKELVARALHHCSPRASKVLHTINCSQYEGALAESRFFGHSRAPSPGPAARPADRFTPGAWWSSAASKYAGGHLSPRIDRG